One Triticum dicoccoides isolate Atlit2015 ecotype Zavitan chromosome 5B, WEW_v2.0, whole genome shotgun sequence genomic window carries:
- the LOC119308888 gene encoding uncharacterized protein LOC119308888 isoform X2, translated as MHCSRERSRAAWKAVDEYLMPFVEKEKYELPSKCRLRPENDMFREQEQHKIHFDVNEWRCGFCKKSFRAEKFIDQHFANRHNNLLDNTQGRCLADLCEALHCDLTMEFKKPKSKCNAAAAARNRHLCENLADSCFPINQGHSASRLHEFFLRQFCDAHICNGGSKPFPKGGRKQTNRFYLALCILTMLLLPVFYLIVFLHQREMKKGDQVFKRIGKTVHKKKPS; from the exons ATGCATTGTTCAAGGGAAAGGAGCCGTGCAGCTTGGAAAGCTGTTGATGAG TACTTGATGCCCTTTGTGGAGAAGGAGAAATATGAACTCCCAAGCAAATGCAGGCTTCGTCCTGAAAATGACATGTTTCGGGAACAAGAGCAACATAAGATCCATTTTGATGTTAATGAGTGGCGTTGTGGCTTCTGCAAGAAATCATTTCGAGCAGAAAAATTTATCGATCAGCATTTTGCAAACCGGCACAATAATTTGTTGGATAAT ACTCAAGGAAGATGCTTGGCAGATCTTTGTGAAGCACTTCACTGTGATCTGACAATGGAGTTCAAGAAACCAAAGAGTAAATGCAATGCTGCTGCAGCTGCAAGGAACCGTCATCTTTGTGAG AACCTTGCGGACAGTTGCTTTCCTATTAATCAAGGGCATTCTGCCAGCCGTCTTCATG AATTTTTCTTGCGCCAATTCTGTGATGCTCATATTTGCAATGGGGGCTCCAAACCTTTCCCTAAAGGTGGCAGG AAACAAACAAACAGATTCTACCTGGCTCTCTGCATCTTGACGATGCTGCTTTTGCCTGTGTTCTATCTCATAGTATTTTTACACCAGAG GGAAATGAAGAAAGGAGATCAAGTTTTCAAACGAATTGGAAAAACCGTGCACAAGAAAAAGCCGTCCTAG
- the LOC119308888 gene encoding uncharacterized protein LOC119308888 isoform X1 has protein sequence MRSWANRPHSSLLASFLAASCLLVAGSPQELHEASGSRILHQTKPHTHEMHCSRERSRAAWKAVDEYLMPFVEKEKYELPSKCRLRPENDMFREQEQHKIHFDVNEWRCGFCKKSFRAEKFIDQHFANRHNNLLDNTQGRCLADLCEALHCDLTMEFKKPKSKCNAAAAARNRHLCENLADSCFPINQGHSASRLHEFFLRQFCDAHICNGGSKPFPKGGRKQTNRFYLALCILTMLLLPVFYLIVFLHQREMKKGDQVFKRIGKTVHKKKPS, from the exons ATGAGGAGCTGGGCTAACCGCCCCCACTCATCCCTTCTCGCCTCTTTCCTCGCGGCCTCTTGCCTTCTCGTGGCCGGATCGCCTCAG GAATTGCATGAAGCATCTGGATCCAG AATTCTTCATCAAACAAAGCCACACACACATGAGATGCATTGTTCAAGGGAAAGGAGCCGTGCAGCTTGGAAAGCTGTTGATGAG TACTTGATGCCCTTTGTGGAGAAGGAGAAATATGAACTCCCAAGCAAATGCAGGCTTCGTCCTGAAAATGACATGTTTCGGGAACAAGAGCAACATAAGATCCATTTTGATGTTAATGAGTGGCGTTGTGGCTTCTGCAAGAAATCATTTCGAGCAGAAAAATTTATCGATCAGCATTTTGCAAACCGGCACAATAATTTGTTGGATAAT ACTCAAGGAAGATGCTTGGCAGATCTTTGTGAAGCACTTCACTGTGATCTGACAATGGAGTTCAAGAAACCAAAGAGTAAATGCAATGCTGCTGCAGCTGCAAGGAACCGTCATCTTTGTGAG AACCTTGCGGACAGTTGCTTTCCTATTAATCAAGGGCATTCTGCCAGCCGTCTTCATG AATTTTTCTTGCGCCAATTCTGTGATGCTCATATTTGCAATGGGGGCTCCAAACCTTTCCCTAAAGGTGGCAGG AAACAAACAAACAGATTCTACCTGGCTCTCTGCATCTTGACGATGCTGCTTTTGCCTGTGTTCTATCTCATAGTATTTTTACACCAGAG GGAAATGAAGAAAGGAGATCAAGTTTTCAAACGAATTGGAAAAACCGTGCACAAGAAAAAGCCGTCCTAG